A genomic segment from Alkalilimnicola ehrlichii MLHE-1 encodes:
- a CDS encoding MFS transporter, protein MAQVFLSILALLGSVGLFTLGSGLLGTLLGVRMTLDGFDPQVTGLVMAAFFVGLMVGAMEAGRVIRRAGHIRAFAVFAACATAAVLLHGLFVSVWVWALLRVITGFAAAGIYMVIESWLNERSSAANRGRVFSVYQVVSYLGLGTGQFLLFAADPATTELFMITAGLFALCLIPVAMTRGLHPSPPESHGMALRPALTESPLGVVACIGAGMVNGAVFALTPVFALEAGLGLAGVSLLMGAIIFGGFLLQWPIGHLSDNFGRRGVMAIVNLSVAVAAVALVFSAELTLPVLMGVGALFGGLSFTLYPLAVAHTNDQIKVRDFVTISAALLFLWGLGSAVGPVLAGQVMGRVGNTGLFLFVAVIALGVALAAWQMRRESVAPEDQEPFVVMARTTPVASELDPRYDEEAAREAAEQQARADAETAAAELWDEVVVAEAEAEAEADAATKPTATGDAGPQDGDEDTTPPPRRD, encoded by the coding sequence CTTCGACCCGCAGGTCACCGGCCTGGTCATGGCCGCCTTCTTCGTGGGGTTAATGGTGGGGGCCATGGAGGCCGGCCGGGTGATCCGCCGGGCCGGGCACATCCGAGCCTTTGCCGTCTTCGCCGCCTGCGCCACCGCCGCCGTGCTGCTGCACGGGCTGTTCGTCTCGGTATGGGTTTGGGCCCTGCTGCGGGTGATCACCGGCTTCGCCGCCGCTGGCATCTACATGGTCATCGAGAGCTGGCTCAACGAGCGCTCCTCGGCGGCCAACCGGGGCCGGGTGTTCTCGGTCTACCAGGTGGTCAGCTACCTGGGCCTCGGCACCGGGCAATTCCTGCTCTTCGCCGCCGACCCCGCCACCACCGAGCTGTTCATGATCACCGCCGGCCTGTTCGCCCTCTGCCTGATCCCGGTGGCCATGACCCGGGGCCTCCACCCCTCGCCGCCGGAAAGCCACGGCATGGCGCTGAGGCCGGCGCTCACCGAGTCACCGTTGGGGGTGGTGGCCTGCATCGGTGCGGGCATGGTCAACGGGGCGGTGTTTGCCCTGACCCCGGTCTTCGCCCTGGAGGCCGGACTGGGCCTGGCCGGGGTCTCGCTGCTGATGGGGGCGATCATCTTTGGCGGTTTTCTGCTGCAATGGCCCATCGGCCACCTCTCCGACAACTTCGGCCGGCGCGGGGTGATGGCCATCGTCAACCTCTCGGTGGCGGTGGCGGCGGTGGCCCTGGTCTTCTCCGCCGAGCTCACCCTGCCGGTGCTGATGGGGGTGGGGGCGCTGTTCGGGGGGCTCTCCTTCACCCTCTACCCGTTGGCGGTGGCCCATACCAACGACCAGATCAAGGTACGTGACTTTGTCACCATCAGCGCGGCACTGCTGTTCCTGTGGGGGTTGGGATCGGCGGTGGGGCCGGTGCTGGCCGGTCAGGTGATGGGCCGGGTCGGCAATACCGGGCTGTTCCTGTTCGTTGCGGTCATCGCCCTGGGCGTGGCCCTGGCCGCCTGGCAAATGCGTCGCGAGTCAGTGGCCCCGGAGGACCAGGAGCCCTTCGTGGTGATGGCCCGGACCACGCCGGTGGCCTCCGAGCTGGACCCGCGCTACGACGAAGAGGCCGCCCGGGAAGCGGCCGAGCAGCAGGCGCGGGCCGATGCCGAGACCGCCGCCGCCGAACTCTGGGACGAGGTGGTGGTTGCCGAGGCGGAGGCGGAAGCGGAGGCCGACGCCGCCACCAAGCCGACCGCCACCGGGGACGCCGGCCCCCAGGACGGCGACGAGGACACGACCCCGCCGCCACGCCGCGACTGA